One window from the genome of Bacillus weihaiensis encodes:
- a CDS encoding MBL fold metallo-hydrolase has product MKKIGPLMILEGPNKSKVPFSRSLYIDSSEKVLIDTGAEPTLLKTIQKEKGIHYVVNTHYHPDHTCHNYLFPQAEKWINPIEMETVSSIEKVAEQNGIYQEWGSVGVEKWVKTIPNEWIESLSIIDKSYEYEKTYCFDGVNVVFLHTPGHTKGFSCPYFPDLGVVYTGDYDMTTFGPWYNGTDGDIDEFISSGKRLLTIEADTYITGHQKGIYSNKEFKEAMTQFLSIIETRDEKIKQSIKNGLTFEELTKIGIFYPPRTLDNMLLYTWERCGIRKHLKRLGYTVQDNEIKSFVVN; this is encoded by the coding sequence TTGAAAAAAATTGGACCACTAATGATTCTCGAAGGACCCAACAAAAGCAAAGTTCCTTTTTCAAGAAGCTTATATATAGATTCTTCTGAAAAAGTGTTAATTGACACAGGTGCAGAACCTACGTTGTTAAAAACCATTCAGAAAGAAAAAGGCATTCATTATGTGGTGAACACACACTATCATCCAGATCATACATGTCATAATTATTTATTTCCACAGGCAGAGAAATGGATAAATCCAATTGAAATGGAAACTGTATCTTCCATAGAGAAAGTAGCTGAGCAAAATGGAATTTACCAGGAATGGGGATCTGTAGGTGTAGAGAAATGGGTAAAAACCATTCCGAATGAATGGATTGAGAGTCTTTCAATCATCGACAAAAGCTATGAATATGAAAAAACCTATTGTTTCGATGGAGTAAATGTTGTATTTCTACATACTCCCGGTCATACAAAAGGGTTCTCTTGCCCGTATTTCCCTGACCTTGGTGTTGTCTATACTGGAGACTATGACATGACAACCTTTGGTCCTTGGTATAACGGTACTGATGGGGATATTGATGAATTTATATCATCAGGAAAAAGACTTCTGACCATTGAAGCGGACACCTATATTACTGGCCACCAAAAAGGAATATACTCAAACAAAGAGTTTAAAGAAGCAATGACTCAATTTTTATCGATAATTGAAACAAGAGATGAAAAAATAAAACAATCTATTAAGAATGGACTAACATTTGAAGAGCTAACAAAGATTGGTATTTTTTATCCTCCACGAACGTTAGACAATATGCTTCTCTATACATGGGAACGATGTGGTATTCGAAAGCACTTGAAGAGGCTTGGCTATACAGTTCAAGATAATGAAATTAAAAGCTTTGTAGTGAACTAA
- a CDS encoding cysteine dioxygenase: protein MNVTERISIVLSQLKDYGKDTLLKTITDLDISSNELNFSIEEKGKKRPYERKLLYKDENVELLVMNWSDLECAPHDHGQSFGWIKVLEGKVKNTVYEVKEDFLPTELFEEQQDVGSTFYAPIEGVHKMSGSSKEQKLVTLHLYSPPITGMKVYDLEKCAACVVSDDCGAWWPEEQVQKVKEIKMKKAE from the coding sequence ATGAATGTAACGGAGAGAATTTCAATTGTTCTTAGTCAATTGAAAGATTACGGAAAAGACACACTTTTAAAAACAATAACAGACTTAGATATAAGTAGTAATGAGTTAAATTTTTCTATAGAGGAGAAAGGGAAGAAGAGACCATACGAACGAAAGCTGTTATATAAAGATGAAAATGTAGAATTATTGGTAATGAATTGGTCCGATTTGGAGTGTGCTCCACATGATCATGGTCAATCTTTTGGATGGATTAAAGTGCTTGAAGGAAAAGTTAAAAATACCGTTTACGAGGTAAAAGAAGATTTTCTACCAACAGAACTATTCGAGGAGCAGCAAGATGTAGGTAGCACATTTTATGCTCCGATAGAGGGGGTTCATAAAATGTCGGGATCCTCCAAAGAACAAAAATTAGTTACTCTTCACTTATATTCTCCTCCCATTACAGGAATGAAAGTATATGATTTAGAGAAATGTGCTGCATGTGTTGTATCAGATGACTGTGGCGCATGGTGGCCTGAGGAACAAGTCCAAAAAGTAAAAGAGATAAAAATGAAAAAAGCGGAGTAA
- a CDS encoding DMT family transporter, with the protein MKKSAASLYALLSITFWGVSFVSTKAVLDKLDPYTLLVIRFGIGSAFLFVLLVILREKIKIGLSYLPHLIILGILGVFIHQVIQATALLTIDASAAGWMISFSPVFTVILSMIFLNEKLSLTKVIGMILAIFGVFLITTVGADQDLKGSLHIGYFLMILSTLNWAVYSVLLKKLRIPFSPLVITFYMSFLGFLLTLPFLLRNRGWEAISTLDRTEWGHLFFLGIFVSGVAYWYWAKALSVLEASQVSVFLYLEPLATLLAAIFFLQEKIMLISVIGGIIIIIGVIFVNGQVKRIPPFFTDKRK; encoded by the coding sequence ATGAAAAAATCAGCAGCCTCACTTTATGCTTTACTATCCATCACTTTTTGGGGTGTTTCATTTGTATCAACAAAGGCCGTTTTAGATAAACTAGATCCCTATACATTACTAGTAATTAGGTTCGGTATTGGCTCTGCGTTTTTATTTGTCCTCTTAGTGATCTTACGAGAGAAGATAAAAATCGGCCTATCCTATCTGCCACATCTTATTATTTTAGGCATCCTAGGAGTATTTATTCATCAAGTGATTCAGGCTACTGCCTTACTCACGATTGATGCTTCAGCGGCAGGATGGATGATTTCGTTCTCACCTGTTTTCACCGTTATTTTATCAATGATTTTCCTGAATGAAAAGTTGAGTCTAACAAAAGTAATCGGAATGATTCTTGCCATCTTTGGTGTGTTTTTAATTACGACAGTAGGTGCAGATCAAGACCTTAAGGGTAGTTTACATATCGGGTATTTTTTGATGATATTAAGTACGTTAAATTGGGCTGTGTATTCGGTTTTATTAAAAAAATTACGTATTCCGTTTTCACCTCTTGTGATTACTTTTTATATGAGTTTTCTGGGCTTTTTACTAACTTTACCTTTTCTCCTTCGTAATCGAGGTTGGGAGGCAATAAGTACGTTAGATCGAACAGAGTGGGGGCATTTATTTTTTTTAGGTATATTTGTATCAGGTGTCGCATATTGGTACTGGGCTAAGGCACTGTCTGTTTTAGAAGCTTCTCAAGTTTCGGTTTTTTTATATTTAGAGCCATTAGCAACCTTGCTAGCTGCCATCTTTTTTTTACAAGAAAAAATAATGCTCATAAGTGTGATAGGCGGGATCATAATTATAATTGGAGTTATCTTTGTCAATGGGCAAGTTAAGAGAATTCCCCCTTTTTTTACGGACAAAAGGAAATGA
- a CDS encoding VOC family protein, protein MKKKLDHIGIAVRDLDSSINFYVTIMNGTLLDRYSSHAPGVESEIAVIDLNGDRIELLSPTNNTTSPIARFIKQKGKGVHHIAYRVDNLDEAINELEQQGVRVLKDTLRQNKHGRRLIYVNPADSEGTIIEYCDYPELD, encoded by the coding sequence ATGAAGAAAAAATTAGACCACATAGGTATAGCGGTTAGAGATTTAGATAGTAGTATCAATTTTTACGTAACTATTATGAATGGAACGTTACTTGACCGATACAGTAGTCATGCTCCTGGGGTAGAAAGTGAAATTGCTGTCATTGATTTGAACGGTGATCGTATTGAGCTTTTATCCCCTACAAATAACACAACCTCTCCTATTGCACGATTTATTAAGCAAAAAGGAAAAGGCGTGCATCATATCGCCTATCGTGTTGACAACTTAGACGAAGCAATTAATGAATTAGAACAACAAGGAGTGCGCGTTTTAAAGGATACACTTAGGCAGAACAAGCATGGAAGAAGACTAATCTATGTGAATCCAGCAGATTCAGAAGGAACTATTATTGAGTATTGTGATTATCCTGAGCTCGATTAA
- a CDS encoding SIMPL domain-containing protein, producing MVYFSHPNLLRNQPQPGHHKLEVEGVGSISVKPDIAIITLGVITESENVQNAQTQNTMKMNKVLQALDEVGVNQEQIQTLTFTIQPIYQYVDGEQIFKGYKVQHILEITVTDLSQTGEIYQAAISVGANIVDNIRYDLSDKMKEKSYQQALILALNQATLKAQTITHSLGVSLLPIPIKITENSSPHTAKSSPIHYSSMETAPPIQERDIKIEATLDVLYYYGQ from the coding sequence ATGGTTTACTTTTCACATCCTAATTTGCTACGAAATCAACCTCAACCAGGTCATCATAAACTAGAGGTTGAAGGTGTAGGGAGTATTTCAGTGAAACCTGATATCGCGATAATTACGTTAGGAGTTATAACTGAGTCAGAGAATGTCCAAAATGCACAAACTCAAAACACGATGAAAATGAATAAAGTCCTACAAGCATTAGATGAAGTAGGAGTAAACCAAGAACAAATTCAAACATTAACATTTACCATCCAACCTATTTATCAATATGTTGATGGTGAGCAAATATTTAAAGGTTATAAAGTTCAACATATACTGGAGATCACTGTAACAGATTTATCACAAACAGGTGAAATCTATCAGGCCGCTATTTCAGTAGGTGCCAACATCGTTGATAATATACGCTATGATCTATCGGACAAAATGAAGGAAAAATCTTACCAACAAGCACTTATATTGGCCTTAAATCAAGCCACATTAAAAGCTCAAACAATCACACATTCTCTTGGTGTCAGCCTTTTGCCTATCCCTATTAAAATCACAGAAAATTCAAGCCCACATACTGCTAAAAGCTCGCCAATTCACTACTCATCAATGGAAACAGCTCCCCCTATTCAGGAAAGGGATATAAAGATAGAAGCAACACTAGATGTTCTTTATTATTATGGTCAATAA
- a CDS encoding M56 family metallopeptidase — protein sequence MIPSLQESFLYIVAGCIIQVIGRMLSHFHRKIGIVLEIFIALVAVGVVFYLHSFVDGFIYLALLSTSYFAFQMLTIEQKKYKEVKGKLLTISTEKIILTRHSKRIVADVGISLFILSAGLIFLYVGPNESPLKYFILISLVSAGSEIYKRIYTFYDLQVFIDRENDRLYFLSRYQTREVDLHDCEFSQIESSADLLKLHPYLTLFTTNTDFTTSFTSTLRLSLPGETIYFTVENIQKWSVFFKQYDPANRKETIEVLPFYHVKNIKRLLSKLYFAATIKGVSAYSGVILLLYLLHAPPWVYILCVGGYWGINLWISDKVLKVAMDAKEIEDQELQILASTIFKKAKIKNVKLYETESAQYNGLATGMNIGRAMITLTSSTLTLPKQAIEGILAHEAIHVQKRDVLWMQIWKSIYVGFVILMVLLIQNYVDDIDTVKVPVFIGIWLMMILFPLSQSFVSQWMEVRADHKASELLPQKQEQMAKSLILLAEKHDYAMNKATSYSMVESEKTKQISSLERDSWIWRFIEFQFMAHPPMYWRIRTLKEIQDGWGRRIWMKWLIDRFKESVTK from the coding sequence ATGATCCCTAGCTTACAAGAGTCATTCCTATATATAGTTGCTGGTTGTATCATCCAAGTAATAGGTAGAATGCTAAGCCATTTTCATAGAAAGATAGGAATCGTCCTTGAAATTTTTATTGCTTTAGTTGCTGTAGGAGTTGTTTTTTATCTTCATTCATTCGTTGATGGCTTTATTTATCTTGCTCTACTTTCTACGAGTTATTTCGCCTTTCAGATGTTAACGATTGAACAAAAGAAATACAAGGAAGTAAAGGGAAAATTACTAACCATTTCAACGGAAAAAATTATTCTTACTCGTCACAGTAAAAGAATCGTAGCTGACGTAGGAATATCATTGTTCATTTTAAGTGCTGGGCTGATATTTCTATATGTTGGCCCTAATGAAAGTCCTTTGAAATACTTCATTTTAATCAGCTTAGTTTCTGCAGGTAGTGAAATTTACAAGAGAATCTATACGTTCTATGATTTACAGGTGTTTATTGATAGAGAAAATGATAGGTTATACTTTCTATCAAGGTATCAAACCCGAGAAGTAGACCTACATGATTGTGAGTTCTCTCAAATAGAATCATCAGCAGATTTATTAAAGCTTCACCCTTATTTGACGTTATTTACCACAAATACAGACTTTACGACGAGTTTTACTTCTACTCTTAGGTTGAGTTTACCAGGAGAGACAATTTATTTTACAGTAGAGAATATTCAAAAATGGAGTGTGTTTTTTAAGCAGTACGATCCTGCAAATAGGAAAGAAACAATTGAGGTTCTCCCGTTTTATCATGTGAAAAACATCAAAAGATTGCTAAGTAAGCTTTATTTTGCAGCAACGATAAAAGGTGTATCAGCTTATTCCGGAGTGATACTTTTATTATACCTTTTACATGCACCTCCTTGGGTTTATATCTTGTGTGTAGGAGGTTATTGGGGAATAAACCTATGGATATCCGATAAAGTTTTAAAGGTTGCAATGGATGCCAAAGAAATCGAAGATCAAGAACTTCAAATCCTCGCAAGTACTATATTTAAAAAGGCGAAGATTAAAAATGTAAAACTATATGAAACAGAATCAGCACAATACAATGGACTAGCTACAGGGATGAATATAGGGAGAGCGATGATTACGTTAACATCTTCAACTTTAACATTACCAAAACAAGCTATAGAGGGAATTCTCGCACATGAAGCGATTCATGTTCAAAAAAGAGATGTACTCTGGATGCAAATTTGGAAGTCTATCTATGTAGGATTTGTTATTCTCATGGTCCTTCTTATACAAAATTATGTTGATGATATTGACACAGTTAAAGTCCCGGTCTTTATAGGAATCTGGCTAATGATGATTCTTTTTCCGCTTTCACAATCGTTTGTCTCTCAATGGATGGAAGTGAGAGCAGACCATAAAGCAAGTGAATTGCTCCCCCAAAAGCAGGAGCAAATGGCAAAAAGCTTAATTCTTTTAGCTGAAAAACATGATTACGCTATGAATAAAGCGACTTCTTATAGCATGGTTGAATCCGAAAAAACAAAACAAATTTCTTCATTAGAGCGAGACAGCTGGATTTGGAGATTTATTGAATTTCAATTTATGGCACATCCACCTATGTATTGGCGAATAAGAACGTTAAAAGAAATTCAAGATGGGTGGGGACGGAGAATATGGATGAAATGGCTGATCGATCGATTTAAAGAATCCGTAACAAAATAA
- the fabF gene encoding beta-ketoacyl-ACP synthase II, whose protein sequence is MKKRVVITGIGAITPLGNTVQASWEKVKNGISGISLMERVNADQFQVKVAAEVKNFDPAEYMDHKEIKRMARFTHLAVAASKMAIEDAGVTVGDNVEPDRVGVWIGSGIGGLDEFEEQHKKFLDKGPRRVSPFIIPMFIPDMASGRVSIELGAKGINNCSVTACASGANSIGDSFRVIQNGDADMIVTGGTEAAITDMTVAGFANMTALTTNPDPKTASRPFDKNRNGFVIGEGAGILILEELEHAKARGAKIYGELVGYGATGDAYHITTPAPQGEGGQRAMKMALKDAQLQPSEIHYINAHGTSTFYNDLYETMAIKEVFGDHAYQLAVSSTKSMTGHTLGAAGAIEAIFSLLAIKEGMLPPTINYETPDDELDLDYVPNKAREANISTVLSNSLGFGGHNATLIFKKFS, encoded by the coding sequence ATGAAAAAACGTGTCGTTATTACAGGCATCGGAGCCATTACACCATTAGGGAATACAGTTCAAGCATCATGGGAAAAGGTGAAAAACGGAATTTCTGGAATTTCTCTAATGGAAAGAGTAAATGCAGATCAATTTCAAGTAAAGGTGGCAGCTGAAGTAAAGAACTTTGATCCTGCGGAATATATGGATCATAAAGAAATAAAGAGGATGGCAAGGTTCACCCATTTAGCGGTTGCAGCTAGTAAAATGGCAATTGAAGATGCAGGAGTTACTGTTGGAGACAATGTAGAACCTGATCGTGTTGGAGTATGGATTGGGTCAGGTATTGGGGGGCTAGATGAATTTGAAGAACAGCACAAAAAGTTTCTAGACAAAGGACCAAGGCGTGTTAGTCCGTTTATCATTCCTATGTTTATTCCAGATATGGCGTCTGGTCGAGTTTCAATTGAGCTTGGAGCAAAAGGGATCAATAATTGTTCTGTGACGGCCTGTGCATCTGGAGCAAATTCAATTGGAGATTCCTTTCGAGTTATTCAAAATGGGGATGCGGATATGATCGTAACAGGAGGTACGGAGGCTGCGATTACAGATATGACAGTAGCGGGTTTTGCGAATATGACGGCACTTACGACAAATCCAGATCCAAAAACAGCAAGTCGACCGTTTGACAAGAACCGAAATGGTTTTGTAATCGGAGAAGGAGCCGGGATTCTTATATTAGAAGAATTAGAGCATGCAAAAGCTAGAGGAGCTAAAATATATGGAGAGCTAGTTGGCTATGGTGCTACAGGTGACGCGTACCACATTACAACACCTGCACCTCAGGGTGAAGGTGGACAACGAGCAATGAAAATGGCCCTAAAGGATGCACAGTTACAGCCATCTGAAATTCATTATATCAATGCTCACGGAACGAGTACTTTCTATAATGACCTATACGAAACAATGGCAATTAAAGAAGTTTTTGGTGACCATGCCTACCAATTAGCCGTTAGCTCTACTAAATCAATGACAGGACACACGCTAGGGGCAGCCGGTGCAATTGAAGCAATCTTTTCTCTATTAGCAATAAAGGAAGGAATGCTACCTCCAACCATAAACTATGAAACACCTGATGATGAACTAGATTTAGACTATGTTCCAAACAAAGCTCGAGAAGCAAATATTTCGACTGTATTATCAAATTCTCTTGGCTTTGGTGGACATAATGCAACGTTAATTTTTAAGAAGTTTTCATAG
- a CDS encoding PRK06851 family protein, protein MSKVRHYYAGGNTAKGFFSFYDSVLQDLDRLFILKGGPGTGKSSIMKNIGAIMEKKGFDIEYLHCASDTQSIDGVILPNEKIGIVDGTAPHVIEPKAPGVIEEYVNLGDAWDSKKLMKDKNEILTLNDRIQIKFSAAYETFAESLRAHDDIEDVYIENMDFKKANQLTDQLITAFYGDEKLKKESKVKHRFLGAATPDGARDFIPNLTEDVKKRYFIKGRAGSGKSTMLKKIVAAGEARGFDVEVYHCGFDPNSLDMVILREKGIAIFDSTAPHEYFPDRESDEIVDMYDLCITPGTDEKYAEEIKRTTKAYKDKMKEAIAYLSEAKQLRDKLEAYYVEAMDFSKVEAMQEQILYQMDAYINRNV, encoded by the coding sequence ATGAGTAAAGTTCGTCATTATTATGCTGGAGGAAACACGGCAAAAGGTTTTTTTAGCTTTTACGATTCAGTCCTACAAGATCTTGATAGATTATTTATTTTAAAAGGGGGACCTGGTACAGGAAAATCCTCTATAATGAAGAATATTGGGGCAATAATGGAAAAAAAGGGATTTGACATTGAGTATCTACATTGTGCCTCCGACACGCAATCCATTGATGGAGTCATTTTACCTAATGAGAAAATTGGGATTGTCGATGGAACCGCACCACATGTCATTGAACCTAAAGCACCTGGTGTAATAGAAGAGTATGTAAATCTCGGTGATGCTTGGGATTCTAAAAAATTAATGAAAGATAAGAATGAAATACTTACTTTAAATGATCGTATTCAAATTAAATTTTCTGCAGCATATGAAACATTTGCAGAGTCTTTACGCGCACATGATGATATCGAAGATGTTTATATCGAAAATATGGACTTTAAGAAAGCAAATCAACTAACAGATCAGCTCATTACAGCTTTTTATGGTGATGAGAAACTAAAAAAAGAATCAAAAGTAAAACATCGTTTTCTTGGTGCAGCAACACCTGATGGAGCAAGAGATTTTATACCAAATTTAACAGAGGATGTCAAGAAACGTTATTTTATTAAGGGGAGAGCAGGTTCAGGAAAATCAACCATGCTTAAAAAAATTGTTGCAGCAGGTGAGGCTAGAGGCTTTGATGTAGAAGTTTATCACTGTGGATTTGATCCGAATAGTCTTGATATGGTCATTCTACGAGAAAAAGGAATTGCCATCTTTGATAGTACGGCTCCTCATGAATATTTTCCAGATCGAGAGTCTGATGAGATTGTTGATATGTATGACTTATGTATTACACCTGGAACAGATGAGAAGTATGCAGAAGAAATAAAAAGAACGACAAAAGCTTATAAAGATAAAATGAAGGAAGCAATTGCGTATTTATCGGAGGCAAAGCAGCTTAGAGATAAGCTAGAAGCTTATTATGTGGAAGCAATGGATTTTTCAAAAGTAGAGGCAATGCAAGAACAAATTCTTTATCAAATGGATGCTTATATCAATCGAAACGTATAA
- a CDS encoding LolA family protein yields MRFRKCWLSICLILNVGFISGCSDEVSASSEEIMMNALESSKEVKEYYGEATLNISMDSEESANITMEEYVDKTGKRKIITRDEQENTTYTLNNGEEVITYDEKMKQAFSINIQQDELPSSMSPKDQVTTLLNGLSETHSIEVVGEEELIGRETFHLKASPKKDDSLLGIMEFWVDKKSWFTLKSISYSGNSRSEIIYDKINFDPSFSKDTFTLDIPKDIEVEVLDVGNQSQTSSLEEAEKALGKKILLFTGESTTLESIEIEKIGGELNRTEVYMTYFEDSIPAFSVSVFETPNGEGMSLHSSKWKVRGHITEYDELIRTLSWDENGLRYVVMIQNPDLSVDDVVQKTETMKIQ; encoded by the coding sequence ATGAGGTTTAGAAAATGTTGGCTTAGTATCTGTTTAATTTTAAATGTTGGCTTCATTTCAGGATGTTCAGACGAAGTGTCTGCTTCATCTGAGGAAATAATGATGAATGCTCTAGAATCTAGTAAGGAAGTGAAGGAATATTATGGCGAAGCAACGCTGAATATCTCTATGGATTCCGAAGAGTCAGCAAACATAACGATGGAAGAATATGTAGATAAAACAGGTAAACGGAAAATTATTACAAGGGATGAACAAGAAAATACTACTTATACGTTAAATAATGGGGAAGAAGTAATAACATACGATGAAAAAATGAAGCAAGCATTTTCGATCAATATACAACAAGACGAACTACCATCATCCATGAGTCCTAAAGATCAAGTAACGACACTCTTAAACGGATTAAGCGAAACCCATTCTATAGAAGTAGTAGGAGAAGAGGAACTAATTGGGAGAGAAACGTTTCATCTAAAAGCTTCTCCAAAAAAAGATGATTCACTATTAGGTATAATGGAATTTTGGGTTGATAAAAAAAGCTGGTTTACTTTAAAAAGCATCTCTTATTCTGGTAATTCTCGCTCTGAAATAATCTATGACAAGATTAACTTTGATCCTAGTTTTTCGAAAGATACCTTCACTTTAGATATTCCTAAGGATATTGAAGTAGAGGTGCTAGATGTGGGTAATCAATCTCAAACCTCTTCACTTGAAGAAGCAGAAAAAGCGCTCGGAAAGAAAATCCTTTTATTTACTGGTGAGTCTACCACATTAGAATCCATAGAGATTGAAAAAATAGGGGGAGAACTAAATCGTACAGAAGTCTATATGACATACTTTGAAGATTCCATACCGGCTTTTAGTGTTTCGGTTTTTGAGACACCGAATGGCGAAGGTATGTCCTTACATTCGTCAAAATGGAAGGTGCGGGGGCATATTACTGAGTATGACGAATTGATACGCACCTTAAGTTGGGACGAGAATGGACTACGTTATGTTGTGATGATTCAAAATCCAGATCTATCTGTTGATGATGTGGTCCAAAAAACTGAAACAATGAAGATTCAATAA
- a CDS encoding HAMP domain-containing sensor histidine kinase, translating to MKLKTWLMISYLTIMLLPVVFLFLLYISINKYDEQQDLTEYVSIYNQVEGVSDTLENGDLYTLSSKEHYREVKRLASDQVNLSLYRYDGIALFSTKEPPTSQKYFRVNVEQLYQNLNEFQKRHSSYLIKKPVFKEGEMVGIYEVTVQRKKWVEEVHNRTILFIACAIIFFIVLYTLVLYFLHHRLNKPLKRLQEEMTNFANGINTENQIKFRRDEIGILSSHFEKMKTQIEQSRKALEEEQKEKQFIVAALTHDLKTPLTVIQAYSEALERNDMVDENRQEYKNILTEKLKLMKQMLNDLSIYTSLQSPQNSLELVSVEGQEFFDMVFSGYDEQCVNKNLNLTVQQHISGVYQVDVKQITRVIDNLMINAIRHTKQGQRVWLAAISSESSLPNWVFHPFKEKIELWRMKGTVILIQNEGSYIPKQDVKRVFEPFTQVDGARGLGGSSGLGLSISKILMEKHQGKIGLWSEENYGTLVACWIKEG from the coding sequence ATGAAATTAAAGACCTGGTTAATGATAAGTTATCTTACCATAATGCTTTTACCAGTCGTTTTTCTTTTTCTTTTGTATATCAGTATTAATAAATACGATGAACAACAAGATCTTACTGAATATGTGAGCATTTATAACCAAGTAGAAGGGGTAAGTGACACATTAGAAAATGGAGATCTCTATACATTATCCTCAAAAGAGCATTATCGAGAGGTTAAGAGATTAGCATCTGATCAAGTTAACTTATCGCTCTATCGATATGATGGGATCGCGCTTTTTTCTACGAAAGAACCTCCTACAAGTCAGAAGTATTTTCGAGTAAATGTTGAACAGCTATATCAGAATTTAAATGAGTTTCAAAAACGACATTCATCCTACCTTATAAAAAAACCAGTATTTAAAGAAGGGGAAATGGTTGGAATTTATGAGGTAACGGTTCAGCGTAAAAAATGGGTTGAAGAAGTTCATAATCGAACCATTCTTTTTATTGCTTGTGCAATCATCTTTTTTATTGTGTTATATACACTCGTTCTTTATTTTCTCCACCACCGATTAAATAAGCCCTTGAAGAGATTACAAGAGGAAATGACTAATTTTGCGAATGGCATAAATACGGAGAATCAAATAAAGTTTCGTCGTGATGAAATAGGAATTTTATCGTCACATTTTGAAAAGATGAAAACTCAAATTGAACAGTCTCGTAAAGCTCTAGAGGAAGAACAAAAAGAAAAACAATTTATTGTTGCAGCACTTACTCATGATTTGAAAACCCCGCTAACTGTTATCCAAGCTTACTCAGAGGCTCTAGAACGGAATGATATGGTAGATGAAAATCGCCAAGAATACAAAAATATTTTAACTGAAAAGTTAAAACTAATGAAACAAATGCTAAATGATTTGTCCATTTATACATCGTTACAATCACCTCAGAATTCGTTGGAGCTAGTTTCTGTCGAAGGACAAGAGTTTTTTGACATGGTTTTTTCCGGTTACGATGAGCAATGTGTTAATAAAAACCTTAACTTAACGGTTCAGCAACATATATCTGGGGTTTATCAAGTTGACGTAAAACAAATAACGAGAGTAATAGATAACCTGATGATCAATGCGATCCGTCATACAAAACAGGGGCAAAGAGTTTGGTTAGCGGCAATTAGTTCGGAATCATCTCTACCTAATTGGGTTTTCCACCCTTTTAAAGAGAAGATTGAGTTATGGAGGATGAAGGGAACTGTTATCCTTATACAAAATGAAGGAAGCTATATTCCAAAACAAGATGTGAAAAGGGTATTTGAGCCATTTACTCAAGTAGATGGTGCTAGAGGATTAGGTGGAAGTAGTGGGTTAGGATTGAGTATTTCAAAAATATTAATGGAAAAACATCAAGGCAAGATAGGGCTGTGGTCAGAAGAGAACTACGGTACTCTAGTAGCCTGCTGGATAAAGGAAGGATGA
- a CDS encoding DUF1292 domain-containing protein → MENIEVGEVFTIADDQGEENEVEVLAAIELEGKNYVAVGFVEDIQDDSEEDIDVFFLTIDQEGDFSPIESDEEFEKVSVAFEELMDEEDE, encoded by the coding sequence ATGGAAAACATTGAAGTTGGAGAAGTTTTTACGATTGCAGATGATCAAGGCGAGGAAAATGAAGTTGAAGTGTTAGCAGCTATTGAATTAGAAGGTAAGAATTATGTAGCTGTTGGTTTTGTTGAAGATATTCAAGATGACTCAGAAGAAGATATCGATGTTTTCTTTTTAACAATTGATCAAGAAGGTGACTTTTCACCTATTGAAAGTGATGAGGAATTCGAAAAAGTATCAGTGGCTTTTGAGGAATTAATGGACGAAGAAGATGAGTAA